A region of uncultured Tolumonas sp. DNA encodes the following proteins:
- a CDS encoding diguanylate cyclase: MAGSRWIAFFFVFCFSPLSFAAEHIVVQLKWVNQFQFAGYYAAVEKGFYKAAGLDVELRPNGYNGSFVSPVDAVVKGDAQYGISNSGLVLDYLNGKPVVVLAATLQHSAVSWIVLEKSDIKNIHDMMKKRLMTVFPLSESLELLEPFRAEGIPPEKLNLIQTGFDLQPLIDGKIDAYDGYVTNEPYLLEQKGIPYRLIDPRTYGIDFYGDVLFTSQSELKDHPERVAAFRKASMDGWRYAMANPEEIIDLIMQKYAPQKTRGHLRFEAKAMWNLMQPDIIEIGHMNPGRWLRIAEVMTEHQRIVDEHMLSRFIYNSDNYQPNMSRYLRIATISSLLALLLAGISTWIYRTNRRLQREVTARQQAEQQLRHLSETDALTGLANRRAFDLRMTQEFQRFLRYRHPFSVVMIDIDWFKRINDTFGHATGDHVLTEFAWRLRDHIRKTDFLARIGGEEFAILMPETYPLDARKRTELLQQIINGTPFQLAGASDMPLMITASFGISCVADNDLVAEAALIRADTALYKAKNNGRNQVVLFNEENKLTLVVD, translated from the coding sequence ATGGCAGGTTCCCGGTGGATAGCATTCTTCTTTGTATTCTGTTTTAGCCCCTTGTCCTTTGCTGCTGAACATATTGTTGTGCAGTTGAAATGGGTGAATCAGTTTCAGTTTGCTGGTTATTACGCTGCGGTTGAAAAAGGCTTTTATAAGGCAGCAGGGTTGGATGTCGAATTACGCCCGAATGGTTACAACGGTTCATTTGTTTCACCGGTCGATGCAGTGGTTAAAGGTGATGCCCAATATGGAATATCTAATTCAGGATTGGTGCTGGATTACCTGAACGGTAAACCAGTGGTCGTACTCGCCGCGACATTACAACATTCTGCAGTCAGTTGGATCGTGCTGGAAAAATCCGATATTAAGAACATTCACGATATGATGAAAAAACGGCTCATGACTGTTTTTCCATTAAGTGAAAGTCTGGAGCTATTAGAACCTTTTCGTGCCGAAGGCATCCCGCCAGAAAAACTCAATCTCATCCAGACAGGCTTTGATTTGCAACCGCTTATCGATGGAAAAATTGACGCCTACGATGGTTACGTGACCAACGAGCCTTATCTGTTGGAACAAAAAGGCATTCCCTACCGACTGATCGATCCTCGCACTTATGGCATTGATTTTTACGGTGATGTTTTGTTTACCTCCCAGAGTGAGCTGAAAGATCATCCCGAGCGAGTAGCCGCTTTTCGCAAGGCAAGCATGGATGGCTGGCGTTATGCTATGGCGAATCCGGAAGAAATCATCGATTTGATCATGCAAAAATACGCGCCACAGAAAACACGTGGCCATCTGCGCTTTGAAGCCAAGGCCATGTGGAATCTCATGCAGCCCGATATTATCGAAATTGGGCACATGAACCCAGGGCGTTGGTTGCGAATTGCCGAAGTAATGACCGAACATCAACGCATTGTTGATGAGCACATGCTAAGTCGATTCATATACAATAGCGATAATTATCAGCCGAACATGTCGCGCTATCTGCGCATTGCCACCATTTCATCTTTATTGGCATTATTACTGGCAGGGATAAGCACTTGGATTTACCGCACCAACCGCCGGTTGCAACGCGAAGTCACCGCGCGTCAGCAAGCAGAACAGCAACTACGTCACCTATCCGAAACAGATGCGTTAACTGGCTTAGCCAACCGCCGTGCATTTGATCTGAGAATGACGCAAGAATTTCAGCGTTTTCTACGCTATCGACACCCGTTCAGTGTGGTAATGATTGATATTGACTGGTTCAAGCGGATCAACGATACCTTTGGTCATGCTACCGGTGATCATGTATTAACCGAATTTGCCTGGCGTTTACGCGATCATATTCGTAAAACAGATTTCCTAGCGCGTATCGGCGGAGAAGAATTTGCCATCCTGATGCCGGAAACCTACCCTCTCGATGCCAGAAAAAGAACGGAACTGCTGCAACAGATAATTAACGGCACGCCTTTTCAGTTAGCTGGTGCTTCCGATATGCCACTCATGATCACCGCCAGCTTCGGTATTTCATGTGTCGCCGATAATGACTTAGTTGCAGAGGCAGCATTAATCCGCGCCGATACCGCCTTGTATAAAGCCAAAAATAATGGCCGCAACCAAGTAGTTTTATTTAATGAAGAGAATAAATTAACGTTAGTCGTCGATTGA